One window of the Pleurocapsa minor HA4230-MV1 genome contains the following:
- a CDS encoding XisI protein, translated as MDTIKEYREKIKSILTDYVSIPYSRGDIESKLIISNDDNNYLVMTTGWQNKKRVHGCIIHLEIIGDKIWVHRDGTEYGIANDLLEAGIPKDQIVLGFYPADIRAYTDFAVS; from the coding sequence ATGGATACTATAAAGGAATATCGAGAAAAAATCAAAAGTATTTTAACTGACTATGTATCGATTCCTTACTCGCGAGGAGATATTGAATCAAAGTTAATTATCAGTAATGACGATAATAATTACTTAGTCATGACTACTGGATGGCAAAACAAAAAAAGAGTGCATGGCTGTATTATTCACTTGGAAATTATTGGTGACAAAATCTGGGTGCATCGTGACGGTACGGAATACGGAATTGCTAATGATTTGTTAGAGGCAGGAATTCCTAAAGATCAAATTGTCCTAGGTTTTTATCCTGCTGATATTAGAGCTTATACTGATTTTGCCGTTAGCTAG
- a CDS encoding aldo/keto reductase encodes MNNTMVISQTYIIAEDLPVNRLGYGAMRLTGQPGNFGAYADWSAGKQLLRRAVELGVNFIDTAEAYGPGFNEEIIASALYPYPEDLVIATKGGINKPAPDNIQADGRPESLRKSVEASLKRLKCDRIDLYQLHRPDPKVPLAESIGALAQLKQEGKIRHLGISNVTLKQIEEARSIVDIASVQNRFSISDRANQDILDYCTQNNIAFIPYGSLGAHPLKRGAPLANAEGILADIAQKKGVKPNQVALAWLLHYAPNIVLIPGTTTIAHLEENIAVNSIHLTTDEVNLLNQIENFD; translated from the coding sequence ATAAACAATACAATGGTAATCTCTCAAACCTATATTATTGCCGAAGATTTACCAGTTAACCGTCTTGGTTATGGTGCAATGAGACTGACAGGACAACCAGGTAACTTTGGTGCTTATGCCGATTGGTCAGCAGGAAAACAGCTTTTACGTCGTGCTGTTGAATTGGGAGTTAACTTTATCGATACGGCAGAAGCTTATGGGCCAGGTTTTAATGAGGAAATTATTGCTTCGGCTTTGTATCCTTACCCAGAAGATTTAGTTATCGCTACCAAAGGAGGAATTAATAAACCCGCACCCGATAATATTCAAGCAGATGGTAGACCTGAAAGTCTGAGAAAAAGTGTCGAAGCAAGTTTAAAAAGACTAAAATGCGATCGCATTGATCTTTATCAACTACATCGCCCCGATCCTAAAGTTCCTTTGGCAGAATCTATCGGTGCATTAGCACAACTAAAACAAGAGGGTAAAATTCGTCATCTTGGTATCTCGAATGTAACTCTAAAACAAATTGAAGAGGCGAGAAGTATTGTTGATATTGCTTCAGTGCAGAATCGGTTTAGTATTAGCGATCGCGCTAATCAAGATATATTGGATTACTGTACCCAAAATAACATTGCTTTTATCCCCTATGGTTCACTAGGCGCACATCCCCTAAAACGTGGCGCACCTTTAGCTAATGCCGAAGGAATACTAGCAGATATCGCCCAGAAAAAAGGCGTAAAACCTAATCAAGTCGCTTTAGCGTGGTTACTGCACTATGCACCCAATATTGTTTTGATTCCAGGAACAACAACTATTGCTCACTTAGAAGAAAATATTGCTGTTAATTCAATTCATCTCACCACTGATGAAGTTAATTTGTTAAATCAAATTGAAAATTTTGATTAG
- a CDS encoding lactate/malate dehydrogenase family protein — translation MKISVIGIGKVGSTVSFVLAKDGLASELVLYNRTREIAHAEAIDISQAVALTPHRLLVRDGDIEDTAESDIIILAVSTPMTKQMTSRDELFLSNTQIMQSLIPPLVRYSPNAILINVSNPVDALTYQIWQIASQHSQQINWQQVIGTGTLIDSARFRDLLATQLGIHPADINAYILGEHGDGQFAALSSATCGGEFIDANPLRQKMVEDAKQSAWTIFQTKGYTNYTVSLAVEMIVGSIVEDLRHTLPVSVAIDGYCDVYNCCLSVPCVIGRQGIHRRLETQLNESETLAFQNCARTIQQQIQSCQTQIALK, via the coding sequence ATGAAAATATCTGTGATTGGCATTGGTAAAGTAGGTTCGACCGTCAGCTTTGTACTAGCCAAAGATGGTTTGGCTTCAGAACTAGTTCTCTACAACCGTACACGAGAGATTGCTCATGCTGAAGCTATCGATATAAGTCAAGCAGTAGCACTGACTCCCCATCGGCTTCTGGTTCGAGATGGAGATATAGAAGATACCGCCGAGTCTGACATTATTATTCTTGCCGTCAGTACTCCCATGACCAAGCAGATGACAAGTCGTGATGAACTTTTTTTAAGTAACACTCAGATTATGCAGTCTTTAATTCCTCCTCTCGTCCGATATAGCCCTAATGCCATCTTGATCAATGTCAGTAACCCCGTTGATGCCTTAACTTACCAAATTTGGCAAATTGCCAGTCAACACTCCCAACAGATTAATTGGCAACAAGTAATTGGAACTGGTACTTTAATCGATTCGGCGCGGTTTCGCGACCTTCTAGCTACCCAATTAGGTATCCATCCTGCCGATATTAATGCTTATATTTTAGGAGAACACGGAGACGGGCAATTTGCAGCACTTAGTTCTGCTACGTGTGGCGGTGAATTTATTGATGCTAACCCTTTGCGCCAAAAGATGGTGGAGGATGCCAAGCAGTCTGCATGGACAATTTTTCAAACTAAAGGCTACACTAATTACACGGTATCTTTAGCAGTAGAGATGATTGTAGGAAGTATTGTCGAGGATTTACGGCATACTCTACCAGTGAGTGTTGCGATTGATGGTTATTGCGATGTTTACAACTGCTGCTTGAGTGTTCCCTGTGTTATTGGTCGCCAAGGCATTCATCGTCGTCTTGAAACTCAGCTTAATGAATCAGAAACTCTGGCATTTCAGAACTGCGCTCGTACCATCCAACAACAAATTCAGTCCTGTCAAACACAAATAGCTCTTAAATAG
- a CDS encoding TetR/AcrR family transcriptional regulator produces MSTPKIKKAQTLVKAGRGRPRSPETREKILKAAYEMLNEVGFMDLTIEGVAARAEVGKPTIYRRWQTKSALAMDAFLEAVTPEIAFPDTGSVIEDFRDQMYKIVKLMNSPRGEVLANVIGCGQADEELIAAFRDNWLTPRREDAKRIFQRGVARGELREDIDVEVAIDALYSPLFYRLLLKHQPLTEKFVNELVELVMKGVSQA; encoded by the coding sequence ATGTCAACCCCTAAAATAAAAAAAGCTCAAACCCTTGTAAAAGCTGGACGTGGCAGACCGCGATCGCCTGAAACCCGTGAGAAAATTCTCAAAGCAGCTTATGAAATGTTGAATGAAGTAGGATTTATGGATTTAACCATTGAAGGAGTAGCAGCACGAGCAGAAGTAGGCAAACCAACTATTTATCGACGTTGGCAAACTAAATCTGCATTAGCAATGGACGCTTTCTTAGAAGCGGTAACGCCTGAAATTGCTTTTCCCGATACTGGTTCGGTAATTGAAGATTTTCGAGACCAGATGTACAAGATAGTCAAGCTAATGAACAGTCCTAGAGGAGAGGTGCTAGCTAATGTAATCGGTTGCGGGCAAGCAGATGAAGAATTAATTGCCGCCTTTCGAGATAACTGGCTAACTCCCAGAAGAGAAGATGCAAAACGAATATTTCAACGGGGAGTAGCCAGAGGTGAGTTGAGAGAAGATATTGATGTAGAAGTGGCGATCGATGCGTTATACAGCCCGCTTTTTTATCGCTTATTACTAAAACATCAACCTTTGACGGAGAAATTTGTTAATGAGTTAGTCGAATTAGTAATGAAAGGAGTTAGTCAAGCATAA
- a CDS encoding XisH family protein, with translation MPAKDIFHDNVKNALIKDGWNITNDPLKLQWGNKDLYVDLGAEKLIAAEKENHKIAVEIKSFVGNSQVADLQQALGQYTLYLDIIEETEPERILYLAIRETTYEDIFIEPIGQILLTKKRLKLIVFDSDREEIIQWIL, from the coding sequence ATGCCAGCAAAAGATATTTTTCACGACAATGTTAAAAATGCTCTGATCAAAGATGGCTGGAATATTACTAACGATCCTTTAAAATTACAGTGGGGGAATAAAGATCTCTATGTGGATCTAGGTGCAGAAAAATTAATTGCAGCCGAAAAAGAAAATCACAAAATAGCAGTAGAGATAAAAAGCTTTGTGGGTAATTCTCAGGTAGCCGATTTACAGCAAGCGTTAGGTCAATATACTTTGTATTTAGATATCATAGAAGAAACCGAACCAGAGCGCATTCTTTATCTGGCAATTAGAGAAACAACCTACGAAGATATATTTATTGAACCTATTGGTCAAATACTTCTAACTAAAAAACGCTTAAAATTGATTGTTTTTGATAGCGATCGCGAGGAAATAATTCAATGGATACTATAA
- a CDS encoding right-handed parallel beta-helix repeat-containing protein — MTVITVTNSADQGSGSLRQAVYDAQSGDIIKFDSSLSNQKITMSSGLWLNKSLTFDGADAPNLTVSGGNKTNIFWMGGVNEKLNLTVKNLTLADSYYDAEAGGAIWAQENSTIDIDNVNFTGNVSDGAALHAQQGSFITVNNSNFAHNDGASISDKEYSTGAISLFAFGELKVSNSTFTDNKGFNGGAIHVTSSDLFVENSTFIGNDSTPGKDRINYIPGAGGAIYADAASVPNDERFYGSLPEHVLQGETEGGVISINKSHFENNKASGQGGALALWGYSQDQVIVTNNTIINNEVIKNKDNMAQGGGVWLMGYGTVENNTISNNKSEDQGGGLFLWGEVPTTVSNTTFSGNQAATGGAIYSDLWDAQLNVNNVNFDSNSASAEGGVLFTNKIRPVYIQGSQFSNNTAGDIADTTFGSSISEVVYGTDSSDNLAGTDQNSYMFGLNNDDTLNGLGGDDYLDGGINNDLLDGGVGNDTLVGGGQSNTLIGGEGNDTFIGDKGQDIIEGGSGQDRFIIGDETQVYYTDQDWYDHAIIKDFETGQDVIQLKGQASDYTVQTANSEGFNGAGIFYQGGMVALVANISADSFSLDAGAGFITYGSAMESPVTPQPETPVESPAIPEPPLSSSGLQLTPDSLFSGKPNYVPADNNGLFVWHTDNTWNIEGTGDWDGSHFRGKLVADRPIENLSSFDFENNDFVRFTDDSHQVVEFSMIIGNQWTDGISFQTPDNASVFLELEESDRVSVVAGTSMQEINLV, encoded by the coding sequence ATGACGGTTATTACAGTTACCAACAGCGCCGACCAAGGAAGTGGATCTCTCAGACAAGCAGTTTACGATGCTCAATCTGGCGACATAATTAAATTTGACTCTAGCCTTAGTAACCAGAAAATTACGATGAGTAGTGGTCTATGGCTGAATAAAAGTTTAACTTTTGATGGTGCGGATGCTCCTAATTTAACAGTTAGTGGTGGCAACAAAACTAATATTTTCTGGATGGGTGGCGTAAATGAAAAACTCAACTTAACTGTCAAAAATTTAACTCTGGCTGATAGCTACTATGATGCAGAAGCAGGGGGCGCAATTTGGGCGCAAGAAAATAGTACTATCGATATTGATAACGTTAATTTTACAGGTAATGTCTCTGATGGAGCAGCTCTACACGCTCAACAAGGCAGCTTTATTACCGTTAATAATAGTAACTTCGCTCATAACGATGGTGCAAGTATTAGTGACAAGGAGTATTCTACAGGTGCAATTAGTTTATTTGCTTTTGGAGAACTAAAAGTAAGCAATAGTACGTTTACTGATAATAAAGGTTTTAATGGTGGTGCAATCCACGTTACTTCTAGTGATCTTTTCGTCGAAAACTCTACCTTTATTGGTAACGACTCCACTCCAGGCAAAGACCGAATCAACTACATTCCTGGTGCGGGTGGGGCAATTTACGCCGATGCAGCTAGTGTACCTAACGATGAAAGATTCTATGGTTCGCTTCCCGAACACGTACTACAAGGAGAAACAGAAGGCGGTGTAATTTCGATCAACAAAAGCCATTTTGAGAACAACAAAGCATCAGGGCAAGGTGGTGCTTTGGCACTTTGGGGCTATTCACAAGACCAGGTAATTGTGACTAATAATACTATCATCAACAACGAAGTCATTAAAAACAAAGACAACATGGCTCAAGGTGGTGGTGTCTGGTTGATGGGCTACGGTACTGTAGAAAACAATACTATTTCTAACAATAAATCCGAAGATCAGGGCGGTGGTTTGTTTCTCTGGGGTGAAGTACCGACTACCGTATCTAACACTACTTTTTCAGGTAACCAAGCAGCAACAGGTGGGGCTATCTACAGCGATCTTTGGGATGCTCAGTTAAACGTCAATAACGTTAATTTTGACTCCAATTCCGCCTCTGCTGAAGGAGGAGTTTTATTTACTAATAAAATTCGTCCCGTTTATATTCAAGGTTCTCAGTTTAGCAATAACACCGCAGGAGACATCGCCGACACTACCTTTGGTAGCAGTATTTCAGAGGTAGTTTATGGTACTGATTCCTCGGATAATCTGGCGGGAACAGACCAAAATAGCTATATGTTTGGCTTGAATAATGATGATACTCTCAATGGTCTTGGTGGTGATGACTACCTTGATGGCGGTATCAATAACGATCTACTGGACGGCGGTGTAGGAAACGATACTTTAGTTGGTGGAGGGCAAAGTAATACCTTAATTGGTGGAGAAGGAAACGATACCTTTATTGGTGACAAAGGACAAGACATCATTGAAGGCGGTAGTGGTCAAGATAGATTTATCATCGGTGATGAAACTCAAGTTTATTACACCGATCAAGATTGGTATGACCATGCAATTATCAAAGACTTTGAGACTGGACAAGATGTGATTCAGCTTAAAGGACAGGCTAGCGACTATACAGTCCAGACTGCCAACAGCGAGGGTTTCAATGGTGCGGGTATTTTTTACCAAGGTGGCATGGTAGCTTTAGTGGCAAATATTTCAGCCGATAGTTTTAGTTTGGATGCAGGGGCGGGATTTATTACTTATGGTAGTGCTATGGAGAGTCCTGTTACTCCTCAACCTGAAACTCCTGTAGAGAGTCCTGCTATTCCTGAGCCACCTTTAAGTTCTTCTGGATTGCAGTTAACTCCAGATAGTCTGTTTTCTGGTAAGCCCAACTATGTTCCTGCTGACAATAATGGCTTGTTTGTTTGGCATACTGATAACACTTGGAACATTGAAGGAACAGGGGATTGGGATGGTTCACATTTCAGAGGTAAGTTGGTTGCCGATCGCCCCATTGAAAATCTCTCTAGCTTTGATTTTGAGAATAATGATTTCGTCAGGTTTACAGATGATTCTCATCAAGTTGTTGAGTTCTCGATGATCATTGGTAACCAATGGACAGATGGAATCTCATTTCAAACTCCTGATAACGCTTCTGTCTTCCTAGAATTAGAAGAAAGCGATCGCGTTTCAGTTGTAGCAGGAACTTCAATGCAAGAGATTAATTTAGTTTAG
- a CDS encoding type IV pilin-like G/H family protein → MSPENCPQCGKKLAPPFKSSGRQVCSGCGWTNKPKIVKPEAVSKFIPISESEESKKQPVGVFLATGFVGMVLFAIIAPNIMAGGIFPRERESEGKNYIGVLARAQQVYRFENDKFTYSIYELDISLDPTYYEISIIEANESKAIILAKSLEKKHKIKSFAEGISYDNDSEQFEKISCETKKYSTDINPPALNDSGWSCGSGSIERE, encoded by the coding sequence ATGAGTCCCGAAAATTGCCCGCAATGCGGAAAGAAACTAGCACCACCATTCAAATCTAGTGGTCGTCAAGTATGCTCTGGTTGTGGTTGGACAAATAAACCGAAAATAGTAAAACCAGAAGCAGTATCAAAATTTATTCCGATATCTGAAAGCGAGGAGTCAAAAAAACAGCCTGTAGGTGTTTTTCTTGCTACTGGTTTCGTTGGAATGGTCTTATTCGCTATAATTGCGCCTAATATTATGGCTGGAGGTATCTTTCCCAGAGAAAGAGAATCGGAGGGAAAAAATTACATCGGTGTATTAGCTCGCGCTCAACAAGTGTATCGATTTGAAAACGATAAATTTACATATAGTATTTACGAGCTAGATATTAGTCTAGACCCTACATATTACGAGATAAGTATAATTGAAGCAAATGAAAGTAAAGCAATAATTTTAGCTAAATCATTGGAGAAAAAGCATAAAATTAAAAGTTTTGCAGAAGGCATTAGCTACGATAATGACTCTGAACAGTTTGAAAAAATTTCTTGTGAAACTAAAAAATATTCTACAGACATAAATCCGCCGGCTTTAAATGATAGTGGTTGGAGTTGTGGGTCTGGCTCTATAGAAAGAGAGTAA
- a CDS encoding TIGR04283 family arsenosugar biosynthesis glycosyltransferase, whose translation MHSEISIIIPTLNEEDFLQRTLAHLAVLNPPPQEILIVDGGSQDHTLEIARQAGISPLFSEKAGRSIQMNLGATAAKGDILCFVHADTLVPDDLALIIEKTLADLTIAGGGFISLMSGQDKTRWGVSLHNYLKTYYAPLIFRPHLFFKGLRILFGDQVIFCRRSDFWNCGGFDVQLPIMEDADLCIKLLEYGRIHLVDRVVQSSDRRVAKWGWLKANAIYFYIGYLWGIGVSATYLKQFYEDIR comes from the coding sequence ATGCATTCTGAAATTTCGATTATCATTCCTACATTAAATGAAGAAGATTTTTTGCAGAGGACATTGGCTCATTTGGCTGTATTAAATCCTCCTCCTCAAGAAATTTTGATTGTTGATGGAGGAAGCCAAGATCATACTTTAGAAATTGCTCGCCAAGCAGGTATTTCTCCGTTATTTTCCGAAAAAGCAGGTCGCTCGATCCAAATGAACTTAGGTGCAACAGCAGCTAAGGGTGATATCCTCTGTTTTGTCCATGCTGATACTTTAGTACCTGATGATCTTGCGCTCATAATTGAGAAGACATTAGCCGATCTTACTATTGCTGGAGGCGGTTTTATTTCGTTAATGAGCGGTCAAGATAAAACTCGCTGGGGAGTCTCTCTGCATAATTATTTAAAAACTTACTATGCACCATTGATATTTCGACCTCATTTATTCTTCAAGGGTTTACGAATTTTATTTGGAGATCAAGTAATCTTTTGTCGTCGTAGCGATTTCTGGAATTGTGGTGGTTTTGATGTACAACTACCAATCATGGAAGATGCTGATCTCTGTATTAAACTGCTTGAATACGGAAGAATACATTTAGTTGATCGCGTTGTTCAATCGAGCGATCGCCGTGTAGCTAAATGGGGTTGGCTCAAAGCTAATGCTATATATTTCTACATTGGCTATCTGTGGGGTATTGGGGTTTCTGCAACCTATCTCAAACAATTTTACGAGGATATTCGTTGA
- a CDS encoding aspartate carbamoyltransferase catalytic subunit, whose protein sequence is MATTIWTRRHILSLIDFTTEEYETVLQTASSFQKVLSGRTKKVPALQGRVVANMFFEPSTRTRSSFELAAKRLSADILNFSPGSSSLSKGETILDTAKTYLAMGTDIMVIRHQEAGVPQIIAQEMDRLNSGVTILNAGDGLHQHPSQALLDLFTLTTALDPDNPRLELLQGKKIAIVGDILHSRVARSNIYSLTTAGAEVHLAAPATLLPKTFLAMINQNTPGKLVIHWELAPALQDANFVMTLRLQKERMTANFIPSLREYHQLFGVTRDRLKLCHPNVKILHPGPTNRGVEITSDLMDDPNLSLVSKQVTSGVATRMALLYLIGNSNEN, encoded by the coding sequence ATGGCAACTACTATTTGGACAAGACGACATATTCTTTCCCTAATCGATTTTACGACTGAGGAATACGAAACGGTTTTACAAACTGCCTCTAGTTTTCAGAAAGTGCTTTCAGGTAGAACAAAAAAAGTTCCAGCACTTCAGGGAAGAGTTGTTGCCAATATGTTTTTTGAACCATCTACCCGTACTCGCAGTAGTTTTGAGTTAGCAGCTAAAAGACTTTCCGCCGATATTTTAAACTTTTCGCCTGGGAGTTCTTCCCTCAGCAAAGGGGAAACCATTCTAGATACGGCAAAAACCTATTTAGCTATGGGTACAGATATTATGGTAATCCGCCATCAGGAAGCGGGTGTACCCCAAATTATTGCCCAAGAAATGGATCGACTTAATTCTGGGGTAACAATTCTCAATGCAGGAGATGGCTTACATCAACACCCTTCCCAAGCCTTGCTGGATTTATTTACCCTGACTACTGCCTTAGATCCTGATAATCCTCGTTTAGAATTACTGCAAGGTAAGAAAATTGCTATTGTCGGCGATATTCTCCATTCTAGAGTAGCCCGTTCTAATATCTATAGTCTCACTACCGCAGGAGCAGAGGTACATCTAGCTGCACCAGCAACTCTTCTCCCCAAGACTTTCTTAGCAATGATAAATCAAAATACTCCAGGAAAACTAGTGATCCATTGGGAATTAGCACCCGCGCTACAAGATGCCAATTTTGTTATGACTCTGAGACTGCAAAAAGAACGGATGACGGCTAATTTTATCCCTAGTTTAAGAGAATATCATCAACTGTTTGGGGTAACACGCGATCGCCTTAAATTATGCCATCCTAACGTTAAAATACTCCATCCTGGCCCCACTAATCGCGGTGTCGAGATCACTTCCGATTTAATGGACGATCCTAATCTTAGTTTAGTCTCGAAACAAGTTACCAGTGGTGTTGCAACTCGCATGGCATTATTATATTTAATTGGCAATAGTAATGAAAATTAA
- a CDS encoding DUF547 domain-containing protein: protein MMSFQPWDELLHQYVDEQGLVNYQAWKIQSTQKLTDWLQELSQINPELLNPNQQLAFWLNLYNALVIEQVLKNYPLKSILPKFLGVPNWLAFWRFFSRSVYTINQRRYSLNNIEHDILRQKFPTPRIHFALVCAAIGCPLLRNEAYEGDRLETQLDEDAKRFINNSHKVYYDQNQQVLYCSKIMKWYKQDFLKVSNSIPEYIQTYLSLDIPLNAQVPIKYLDYNWNLNQRISS from the coding sequence ATTATGTCATTTCAACCTTGGGATGAATTACTCCATCAATATGTTGACGAGCAAGGATTAGTTAATTATCAAGCCTGGAAGATACAATCAACTCAGAAACTAACTGATTGGCTACAGGAATTATCTCAAATTAACCCAGAATTATTAAATCCAAATCAACAGCTAGCTTTCTGGCTCAATCTCTATAATGCTTTGGTGATCGAGCAAGTGTTAAAAAACTATCCGCTTAAATCTATTTTACCTAAATTTCTGGGTGTGCCTAATTGGTTAGCTTTTTGGCGGTTTTTTTCTCGTTCAGTTTATACAATTAATCAACGTCGTTACAGTCTCAATAACATCGAACACGATATTTTGCGTCAAAAATTTCCGACTCCTCGTATCCATTTTGCTTTAGTTTGTGCTGCTATTGGCTGTCCTTTATTACGTAATGAAGCCTATGAAGGCGATCGCTTAGAAACTCAATTGGACGAGGATGCTAAACGGTTTATCAATAATTCCCATAAGGTGTATTACGATCAAAACCAGCAAGTTCTTTACTGTAGCAAAATCATGAAGTGGTACAAACAGGATTTTCTCAAAGTGTCCAACTCCATTCCTGAATATATCCAGACTTATTTATCCTTAGATATTCCTTTAAATGCGCAAGTACCAATTAAATATCTAGATTACAACTGGAATCTTAATCAACGAATATCCTCGTAA
- a CDS encoding VOC family protein yields the protein MKFNFANTRLYVDDYETCLQFYRDVLGLEVGFISGVDRYAELTKGATKLTIMCRGKVKEYFGTHTPVNFGVQNDAIALSFGVKDIDEACKYLTSKGVVIVSSPWNFADWGVKLALVRDPEGNLVELIQESQMVGAE from the coding sequence ATGAAATTTAATTTTGCCAATACACGACTATATGTAGATGATTATGAGACTTGTCTGCAATTTTATCGAGATGTTTTAGGACTTGAAGTGGGTTTTATTTCAGGAGTCGATCGCTATGCTGAATTAACCAAGGGTGCAACTAAATTAACTATTATGTGTCGTGGCAAAGTCAAAGAATATTTTGGCACTCACACTCCTGTCAACTTCGGTGTTCAAAATGATGCGATCGCTCTGAGTTTTGGTGTTAAAGATATAGATGAAGCTTGTAAGTATTTGACAAGCAAAGGTGTCGTCATTGTCTCCTCTCCTTGGAATTTCGCCGACTGGGGAGTTAAATTAGCATTAGTGCGCGATCCTGAAGGTAATTTGGTTGAGTTGATTCAAGAGTCTCAAATGGTAGGTGCGGAATAG
- a CDS encoding Uma2 family endonuclease, protein MKTLYKWSVEDYHQIIASGVLDGKSVELLEGEIITVSPEKPIHSSRIDTVADYLRDVLHKKAKVREAHPITLDNSEPEPDIAIVRFNEHNYSDRHPYPQDIYWLVEVSNSTLSKDLEEKSIIYARNGIPEYWVIDLLYNKLWLFTNPQQNSYLNKQEITTGKINSGSFPHVSIEIDKLLLNKI, encoded by the coding sequence ATGAAAACACTTTATAAATGGTCAGTTGAAGATTATCATCAAATAATTGCATCTGGAGTACTAGACGGAAAGTCTGTTGAACTGTTAGAAGGTGAAATTATTACTGTAAGTCCTGAAAAGCCTATCCATAGTTCACGGATTGATACTGTAGCTGATTATTTAAGGGATGTCTTGCACAAAAAAGCAAAAGTTAGAGAAGCACATCCTATTACTCTAGATAATTCTGAACCTGAACCAGATATTGCTATAGTTCGATTTAATGAGCATAATTATAGCGATCGCCATCCTTATCCCCAGGATATTTATTGGTTAGTTGAGGTGTCAAATAGTACTTTAAGTAAGGACTTAGAAGAAAAATCTATTATTTATGCCCGTAATGGGATTCCTGAATATTGGGTAATTGATTTACTTTATAATAAGTTGTGGTTGTTCACGAATCCTCAACAAAATAGTTATTTAAATAAACAAGAAATAACTACAGGCAAAATCAATTCTGGATCTTTTCCTCATGTAAGTATTGAAATAGATAAATTGTTGCTCAATAAAATTTGA
- a CDS encoding rhodanese-like domain-containing protein, with the protein MLTRYLTWRLIKFLIQLQFPEIKQLSTADLATWLSDDSVSKPIILDTRTIEEYEVSHLKNAQLAPSNLEDLVKAINFSTPIVTYCSVGYRSAAIARCLQSQGYQNVFNLSGSIFQWVNENRPVYHARKPVTKVHPYNKFWQYLLINSHF; encoded by the coding sequence ATTTTGACTAGATACTTAACCTGGCGACTAATAAAATTTTTGATTCAACTGCAATTTCCAGAAATCAAGCAGTTATCAACAGCAGATTTGGCTACTTGGTTATCGGATGACAGCGTATCTAAACCCATAATATTAGATACTAGAACGATTGAGGAATATGAAGTTAGTCATCTTAAAAATGCACAACTTGCTCCCAGTAATCTTGAGGATTTAGTCAAAGCAATCAATTTTTCCACCCCCATAGTTACTTATTGTTCGGTTGGATATCGTTCAGCAGCGATCGCTCGTTGTCTACAATCTCAAGGATATCAAAATGTTTTTAATTTAAGTGGTTCTATTTTTCAATGGGTAAATGAAAATCGTCCAGTTTATCATGCTAGAAAACCAGTTACCAAAGTTCATCCCTATAATAAATTTTGGCAATATTTACTTATTAATTCACATTTTTAA